The genomic region TTTTGGCAGAGCATTTCAAACCCTTGCTAGATCAGATATGGAAGCTAGAGGAGGCTCTTTATAACATTCAATTTGAACAGCATTGGCTGGAGGCTCAGACTGAACGTCAGGCGATAGGTCCGTTCCTGATCTTGCTTATGTAGTCTTTCATTGTTTGAGATATATGGTCCTGCCATTATTCTTTCCCTTTTTGATGCATTAGACTTCACTAATAGTGCTTTAATTATCCTAATGAGGTATCAAGAacctaaaatcttaaattcttTTCTCGGTAGATGAAAAGAAGGTGATATTTTAAACTGGATACACAGGAATTGGCTGAAAAGAATTGTTAATTAATTCATGATTATTGAAGGACATGTAACTATATATACCTAATTAGGTAATAATCAGCTGGGTGGCAATTGTTTTcatttaatgttaattttgCATGCTCAGGAATGATGTGCAGTCACTAGGTCAAACCTGAACTTAGTATAGTGCCCATAAAGCAGGACAATATATTCCGAGGGAGATTGGCAAGTACAGTTTTAAACTGTTTTAACTAGAAAGGAATTAACCTGACTTGTTTGAGATATCATACTTAAAGCCAATTCTGACCTTCCTATTCCTGAACAAGCTCTGAATTCTCGTCATTACATGAGCTGTTCCTCTTTCTGCTTTATCTTACCCTAGTAGGCCAATAAGTGATTTAGCTTCTCCTATCAATATGTGTGCTGACTCTTCTTTTTAAATGTCGATGCAGTTAATGAAGCAATGAGCCGGAGGGCAGTTCACAAAGCCTTCTATGAATCAGCAGCATTAATTGGTGCTAGCGTTCTGCAAGTTTACCTTCTCCGCCGCCTATTTGAACGGAAGCTTGGAATATCCAGAGTTTAACTTATACGCCCCTGCGGCATAGTTGTAGCATCGTGCAaaagttttctcatattagactTGTATTTCTTTCCTAATTGCTTTAGGAAGAAGAGGACATGTATAGAATTAGAAAccctttattttaaattattaaaaaagctTTGTCCCTTTTGTTTTGTTCTAAAGCTTTTGATTTGATGAAGCAGATTAAGTTTTAGTTTGCACGAGTGAGACAGCCTCTAATCTATGTTCCAACCAGTACAACGTAGAGATGTATATAAGAGAGAGCACCCGTCAGTATTCTTGAATGCTTATTGTAGATATATGTGATATCTACAAGTTAGCCTTAATTGCACTGCCAGGATTGAACAACTTTGGCTGGAAGAGAAATTTGAGAATATGTATATTTCACAAAACAGCCCATTTACCAATACAACAGAAAGAGTGTCATAAAAGCTCTACAACTCATAGAAAAGCATATCAGTGCATCTTGATAAATACAATAACTGTGTATTTGCTCTTTTCCCCCCACAATTCAGTCTTACAGCACACAACAAATAGCAGCAGAATCCATCACCGCTCTACAGCTTCTAtcttctttaataaatatatagtgGGGCCACTTACAGCTGAACTTACTCCATTGAAGCTCTTCCGTGGGAACAGCATTGTCAAGATTCTGTAGTCGGACTCTGAATGCAGCAAAACCATTTTTTCTGAAAATCAAAGCATTACACATGTCAGAAAAGAATGGCAAGTACCAAGGAAGGAAATCCTGGGCAGAAAATATTACAGCCTGCCAATCCAGTTGgtgtttatatttttgtgattttcAGAAGTTCATTTCCAGCCATCTGGATAAAACCAACTAACAATCagttcattttatttgagtCATGTAATGCTCCCTTCCTCAAAGCCCTCTACCCATCCTCtcctcttttctctttcaagttacaatttatttttgtagatTCTATTACAGCTAAGATGGCATCTCAATTGGGTCCCATCTCAAAACAACATCCCAAATTGGAACATGACCATAATCAAATACAACAAGAGTCAAAATCGAAAGAATATCCACTAAAACAATTTCAAAGGAATAAAAATGCATGAATAACAAGCTAGCACCAATAATGCATTGCAGGTAGCTTGCAACTGTATGTCCAGCATTTTGAGTAGTCAGAAAATAAAGACTGTTAATGTAATGAACATCAAAGAACTTACACCCTGAGGCTTGCCAGAATCCACTCCAgacttaatatgagaatcaGCCTTTCCAGGTGAGTCAGGTTTGCCGCCCGTCTTCTTCTCATCCCTAGCCTTGTTGAAGATCACAGTAAATCCCTCAGCTGAAGCAGGATCATTAACATCCCATTCACCAAATTTTGGCAATGGTCGACCTGTATCCTGTTTGGGAAAGCAAGACAAGAGTTCCCATCAGCATGCTTGAAGCTACATAAGGTCAATTGTGCTATATCATGCAGTATGTTCTGGCTAATACACCTTTAATACCATTGACAAGATTTGAAAATATGAACCCAGATATTCATACACAATGATCCAACAATGACTCTTGTAAAGAGAGGAAATAATTAAGCAACCATCCAGAAATATCACACACAACAAACCAAAAGTTCTAATCAGAGAATTCTTACAAGGCAAAGGAAACCAaatttatttgtgaatatcTAGATTCAATTCCAGTAACAACCAGTATATATGCTACAGCAAGGGCTCAAACCCAATTACAAACCATGTTTAATACCTATATAGGTATAAGCAATCCCTCAATAGCTTAGAACTACCAGACCTGAACTCAGATGGCAGAGTCATACCCCGTATAGCATCCAATGCTTGTACATATCATCTCCAAAGAGATCATCAAGTTTCTTTTGtaccaaaataataaaagaagtaaATGGATAGTATTGGGCtgtaaaaaggaaaattattttccatGAGAGAACAAAATAAACCATTTATAATTTCTCAAGCATGCTAATTAGTTCCATTTACAAGCTACATTTCTTAATTATGCAGTTTCGTAATTTCTACTACAACTAAAGctcaaaaacaacaaaataatgTCCTGAAATTAAACAGGCAAATGGATTCCACTATCCAACACCACAAAGAAAAACTCTCATAACCAAGGGTCTTCAGATTCTACATGTTCCATGGAACAAACCATCAGCTTTCTCAACAAAACAAACATACTTAAGCAACAGTAGAATTTGCTTAGGCACTGCTAAACATACATAAAGTGTTAAAAATGCAACAACTTACGCCCTTTTACTTTACCCTGAATGCTTATGCATAATCAACAGCAGTCGATCAACTAATTATCATCCAatagaacaaaagaaacaagcaatttgtttcaataaaaaaaatcgaaAAATCAGAGTTaccaataaagaaaatagacaATAAATTAGTGATAAATAGACTAATCAAATTCTGTATACTCCAGAGACAAAACAAGCAAACCCCCAAAGATCGaatcaataaaattcaaaaaaaataaataaaacccaTTAAGTAAAATCATCAACAGAAATTAAAGCACAAAAAATCTAACACAAATCAATCCGAAGATGGACcgcaaataaaatataaaaaaagcaGTACAAAAGCTTTAAGAAACAAAACTTTATCCCATAAACATActaatttaaacaaataattacaaataaatatcTAAACATAAACAGAGAAATTAACATACCGACATGAATTCAAGAGAGAAAGGTCTTTGCTTTCTGGCTAAAGGAAATGAAATGACTGATCAAAagtaaagagagagagagagtgtgtgttcttttttagaatagagagagagagagttttgTGTTAATTGGGCCCGAAATGGGCCTTATTTTAATGTCCAAAATATTTAAACGGGGAGGCCGTTGTTTGTAACGGCAACGGAAAGGTCAAATGTCGCCGTTAGTGAGTATGTCAGCAGTGACGTGACAAGAGTCCAAGACTAGAGGTCTGTTAACGGCGCGGAGGGTGATCTGGCAAACGGCTCCACTGAGATGTCGGGTTAGATGGTGGCACAGAAACAATTGATTTGCTGTCactgttttcatttttttctttctgggtttaatatattttattttctttctgtaTTTTTACAAGCAAGCTTTAGTGTctaactcttttcttttttttggacCGACTTTTTTTTAGTGTCATATTCGAATTAATTATacgaaatttttttaaaaatattttaaaattaataaaaaaataccgtttttagcatataaatttctttttaaaaaatattatatttttaaataaaaatacacgATGTAgttgttgtttttattattttataatttttttagttattttaccaaaaaataattaaaaataaaaaaactaataatatattttaaaaaattatatttttaatattttacatagtaaaatttaaaaattttactgtattttaataaaaaaattaaaaatataaatatttttattattttttatacccgttaaaaaagaagaaattataaatcatttaaaaacTTGAGTTGGTAGATTAGTCATGCGGCTGAAAGGTAAAAAGTTATACAATCGAAataactatattttaaaattcgaaAAAATTTCTCTCCACCCTCTTTctgaaagatatatatatatatacaaaaatataaaattaaattataaaattatcatttcaGTTCAAGCATGAGTTAAAATTACgatttcattatataatttctcATAAAATAGCAGTTACAGGCATTTAcctgaaaaatattattatattagagTGCCACTCATTTTCAgagtaaataaaaatgtcAAAATATTGCAATTGAATATAATTTGTATTGTTGGACTAATTATTGTTTgctgaaaattgaaatatgaaCATAATCaacatcttttctttttctatagtTCTGATTTTGtcactttttttgtttttaatctttttgtaTGGcaagataaattattaatcatgCATTTTCTATAGGAACCGAACCGCCTGTAGAATAAGCTTATCTAAGATAAGGGCAAAAAGATATTAAGGAGGAATCTACATTTATGAAAAGTTAAAAGAGAGATTGGTTTATAGAGATGATTAAGGGTGTGCAAAGATGcttaaattaataactaagtaatgaagaaaagaataaatttggTTGGTCCAAACTTTATGTAATCAAATAATTGTTTGTATAAGAGGAGGACAAAACAAAGGCAAGAAAAAGACAAGCTAGCACAATTTGGCATTTGtttgaacactaagttgccaGGATgacctaaaaataaaataatttaaagggCCAACTCAACAAGTTTTGAGATCTAAGAGTcttgtttaatttttctcaCTGTGTTCTTTGTCCCAAGTCAAAGCTcctatttacaaatttttaagTTCATATCCGACACTAAAACACAATCATAAATTCATAGCTGTGGCTTACAAGATTCCTCCCAATTACATTTTCTGTTCATATTTACCTTGTAAAGAAAGCCTACAtcatttctttaatatgaccCTGTCCCTATTAATGCAAAACTGTTACTtgaatttagattttaagtATTTCTAGAATTCAAGTTGTTATCATTAGACTCTATAATAATGGGGGCTCCCCCCTTGCATCAAAGAGTCAACTGGACATCATGCAATGGAAATATAGTCACCACCAGCATTGGTGATAGCaattctcaaattattaaCAAAGTCAATTATAAGAGTCGCTAGATTCTGTTTGCCATGCCAACAACAACAGTGCATTATGTTTTCTAAAATGAGATGCCAGATTTGTGGTCATGCCATCAACAAATTTTATGAGGCCTTTTTCTACATGATCCCACATATCTGATGCAAATGGAAAAGAGAGATTCAGACACACCATTTGATTTGGTTCCCTCAGTGGCCACCTCTTATCGTTGATCAGCAAATGGCTGCTTCCTCCTACACCTTCATTATGCTGTCATCTACATAGAGATTTGGTTCCCCTGAAGTCATAACAAGGGATAatagattaaataattttcttttccccgAAACTATGACTAGGGACAAAGCAATCACAGTTTGGTTACTTTGTCACCACAGATTGAAAAGACATGATTGCCAGACCATGAGGCAGTGCCCATCAGAATATCCTCAGTCTAATAATAGATGTTTGATCTGCTGCATGTGCCAGATGGCACCCACACCATATGCAGTGAGGTCAGGTTCCTAAACGTTTTTGCTCCAAACACACCAACATTGGACAATGCAAAAAAATTTGCATTGGTCCTTTCTTCTTTGTTCTGCATGCCTGTAAGCTCACCAACTTGTTGCTGTTTAGGCGGAAAAGAACATCAACAATGGCAAGAAGACTGCTCTTCATATTATGCCTCACTTCAACAGTCCCACATTTCCCACAAGAGAATAGCTTTCCACCTCATCATCTAATATCCGGACAAAAAATTGTCAGTTGGACATATTATCCAGCCAGTAAAACACAACTGCTATGATACTCCTAACTGTAACATGCACTAAAGATAACAGTTTGTCATGGAGTATCAGAGATGATAGACAAATCA from Ricinus communis isolate WT05 ecotype wild-type chromosome 9, ASM1957865v1, whole genome shotgun sequence harbors:
- the LOC8286862 gene encoding protein NOI4, with amino-acid sequence MSDTGRPLPKFGEWDVNDPASAEGFTVIFNKARDEKKTGGKPDSPGKADSHIKSGVDSGKPQGKKWFCCIQSPTTES